In Nitratiruptor sp. YY09-18, a single window of DNA contains:
- a CDS encoding beta-ketoacyl-ACP synthase II codes for MRRVVVTGLGMINSLGHDRKSAFDAIVAGETGVDTITLFDPSNQSVKIAAEVKNFDPTTVMDPKDVKKADRFIQLGIKAAREAIEDAGIDESVERERFGVSSASGIGGLTTIEKNAVICNTRGPRRISPFFIPSALANMLGGFVSIEHKLKGPNLSSVTACAAGTHAITEAAKTIMLGGADRMLVVGAEAAICPIGIGGFAAMKALSTYNDDPKHASRPFDAKRNGFVMGEGSGALVLEEYEAAKARGAKIYGELIGFGESGDANHITTPAPEGEGAYRAMRAALQMANIDRVDYINAHGTSTKYNDWYETMAIKKAFGGKENCPPVSSTKGQTAHCLGAAGSIEAVITLMAMEQGVIPPTINYEEPDPDCDLDYVPNEARKAKIDVAMSNSFGFGGTNGVVIFKKV; via the coding sequence TTGAGAAGAGTTGTAGTCACCGGTCTTGGCATGATAAATTCTTTAGGACACGATCGCAAAAGCGCTTTTGACGCAATTGTTGCAGGAGAAACAGGCGTCGATACAATTACCCTCTTTGATCCCTCAAACCAATCAGTCAAAATTGCAGCTGAGGTAAAAAATTTTGATCCTACCACTGTCATGGATCCAAAAGATGTGAAAAAAGCTGATAGATTTATCCAGCTTGGTATCAAAGCTGCCCGTGAAGCGATTGAAGATGCTGGGATCGATGAGAGTGTTGAGCGTGAGCGTTTTGGTGTTAGCTCGGCTTCAGGGATCGGTGGACTTACAACAATCGAAAAAAATGCAGTTATTTGCAATACAAGAGGCCCAAGACGTATCAGCCCATTCTTTATTCCTTCGGCATTAGCGAATATGTTGGGCGGATTTGTCTCAATTGAACACAAGCTCAAAGGTCCAAACCTCTCAAGTGTTACTGCATGTGCCGCTGGAACTCATGCTATTACTGAAGCTGCAAAAACTATTATGCTTGGTGGTGCAGACCGTATGCTTGTTGTCGGGGCAGAGGCTGCAATCTGTCCTATTGGTATAGGTGGGTTTGCAGCTATGAAAGCACTCTCAACATACAATGATGACCCAAAACATGCTTCACGTCCATTTGATGCAAAGAGAAACGGTTTTGTAATGGGTGAAGGAAGTGGTGCACTTGTGCTTGAAGAGTATGAGGCTGCAAAAGCTAGAGGTGCAAAAATTTACGGCGAACTTATAGGCTTTGGTGAGAGTGGTGATGCAAACCATATCACAACACCAGCCCCAGAAGGCGAGGGTGCATATAGAGCCATGAGAGCAGCCTTGCAGATGGCAAATATTGATCGAGTCGATTATATCAATGCTCATGGAACAAGTACAAAATATAACGACTGGTATGAGACAATGGCTATCAAAAAGGCTTTTGGCGGCAAAGAAAACTGCCCGCCGGTGAGCTCTACAAAAGGGCAGACGGCCCATTGTCTCGGTGCTGCAGGTTCGATTGAAGCAGTAATTACACTTATGGCAATGGAGCAAGGAGTTATCCCTCCTACAATCAACTATGAAGAGCCAGATCCAGATTGTGATCTAGACTATGTACCAAATGAGGCGCGCAAGGCCAAGATCGATGTGGCTATGAGCAACTCTTTTGGATTTGGCGGAACAAACGGCGTAGTAATCTTCAAGAAGGTATAA
- the accA gene encoding acetyl-CoA carboxylase carboxyl transferase subunit alpha: MATYLDFEKKLQEIEKQLDAAKARGDNAAIEILQKDLEKEVAKTYKNLSEYQKLQLARHPDRPYALDYVRLIMDDYYEIHGDRCFRDDPAILCFLGYIDGKRTMLIGEQKGRGTKNKLKRNFGMPHPEGYRKALRAAKLAEKFGIPVLMLIDTPGAYPGIGAEERGQSEAIARNLFEFSRLNIPTISIVIGEGGSGGALAIGVADKLAMMRYSVFSVISPEGCAAILWNDPSKVEQATKALKITAEDLEKLGLIDDIIDEPIMGAHRDKEGAAQVLKEYYLKTLAELEAMDPSERLEKRYEKLMSMGRFKE; the protein is encoded by the coding sequence TTGGCTACATATCTTGATTTTGAGAAAAAACTCCAAGAGATTGAGAAGCAACTCGATGCAGCTAAAGCCAGAGGTGATAATGCTGCAATCGAAATATTGCAAAAGGACCTCGAAAAAGAGGTAGCCAAAACATATAAAAATCTTAGCGAGTACCAAAAACTCCAACTTGCTCGCCACCCAGACCGTCCTTACGCACTTGATTATGTTCGCCTTATTATGGATGATTACTATGAGATTCATGGGGATAGATGTTTTCGTGATGATCCTGCAATTCTTTGCTTTCTTGGATACATCGATGGTAAGCGCACTATGCTCATAGGTGAGCAAAAAGGGAGAGGCACCAAAAACAAACTCAAAAGAAATTTCGGTATGCCCCATCCTGAAGGATATCGCAAAGCTTTAAGAGCTGCAAAGCTGGCTGAGAAGTTTGGTATTCCTGTATTGATGCTCATCGACACTCCAGGTGCCTATCCTGGGATCGGTGCAGAAGAGCGGGGGCAGAGTGAGGCGATAGCAAGAAATCTCTTTGAATTTAGCAGGCTCAATATTCCAACTATCTCGATAGTCATTGGAGAAGGTGGAAGTGGTGGCGCACTAGCTATTGGTGTGGCTGATAAACTTGCAATGATGCGTTACTCAGTCTTTAGTGTTATCTCTCCAGAAGGGTGTGCAGCAATTCTTTGGAATGATCCCAGCAAAGTAGAGCAGGCAACAAAGGCTCTCAAAATCACAGCCGAAGATCTTGAAAAACTTGGACTCATCGATGATATTATTGATGAACCTATTATGGGAGCTCACAGAGACAAAGAGGGTGCTGCGCAGGTTCTCAAAGAGTACTACCTCAAAACTCTTGCCGAGCTAGAAGCTATGGATCCAAGCGAGAGGCTAGAGAAGCGTTATGAAAAATTGATGAGTATGGGGAGATTCAAAGAGTAA
- a CDS encoding dicarboxylate/amino acid:cation symporter, translated as MAIKKLLSIENLTLLAIFAGIAFGYFFPTPSLDLKVIGDIYLKLLKMLIIPLVFASIFVAIASLSGKEELKSIGIKAFLYYLTTTALAVILGIVIFHILNPGAGEHLLQLPQNISIEKKDLSIEDFLLSFIPANIFEVLSRGAILPIIFFTILFAVAALFIDPSKRQSLYMLFDSINDTMMILAKWVISLTPIGVFFLIAATVAKNGLEPIFELYSYVLTVLLALLLHALITLPAIGYFVGRFNPYRYFLQIKEAPLIAFSTASSSATLPVSLEVAEEKGGVSKKVAGFVLPLGATINMDGTALYESIAVLFIANISGVDLSLAQQITIFITVTFASIGAAGIPGAGLIMMTMVLDSVGLPVESIALIITVDRFLDMFRTAVNNWGDLLGAKLIDILLRR; from the coding sequence ATGGCTATTAAGAAGCTTCTTAGCATAGAAAATCTCACTCTCTTAGCCATTTTTGCAGGTATTGCATTTGGCTACTTTTTTCCTACACCATCGCTCGATCTCAAAGTTATTGGTGATATTTACCTCAAACTCCTCAAGATGCTCATCATTCCTTTGGTGTTTGCTTCTATATTTGTAGCAATTGCTTCTCTCAGTGGCAAAGAGGAGCTCAAATCTATCGGAATTAAGGCATTTTTATACTACCTTACTACCACTGCATTGGCTGTGATTTTAGGAATTGTAATTTTTCACATCCTCAATCCTGGTGCAGGTGAACATCTCCTCCAGCTCCCTCAAAATATCTCGATAGAGAAAAAAGATCTCTCAATAGAAGATTTTCTCCTCTCATTCATCCCAGCAAATATTTTTGAAGTACTCAGCCGCGGAGCAATTTTGCCAATCATATTTTTTACAATCCTTTTTGCCGTGGCCGCCCTCTTCATTGATCCATCAAAGCGCCAGAGTCTCTATATGCTCTTTGATAGCATCAACGATACTATGATGATTCTTGCTAAATGGGTCATTAGCCTCACTCCTATTGGTGTCTTTTTTCTCATAGCTGCCACAGTTGCCAAAAATGGGCTTGAGCCAATATTCGAGCTCTATAGCTATGTGCTCACAGTCCTCCTCGCACTCCTCCTCCATGCTCTTATCACACTGCCAGCAATCGGATATTTTGTTGGTAGATTCAATCCCTATCGCTACTTTTTGCAGATTAAGGAGGCTCCTCTCATCGCATTTTCCACCGCTTCTAGCTCTGCTACTCTCCCTGTAAGTCTTGAAGTAGCCGAAGAAAAAGGGGGTGTAAGCAAAAAGGTGGCCGGATTTGTCCTCCCTCTTGGAGCTACAATCAATATGGATGGGACAGCACTCTATGAATCGATTGCAGTTTTATTTATTGCAAATATCAGCGGTGTTGATCTCTCATTGGCACAGCAGATTACTATATTTATCACTGTTACATTTGCTTCTATCGGAGCTGCTGGGATCCCAGGAGCTGGACTTATTATGATGACGATGGTGTTAGATAGCGTTGGACTACCTGTAGAATCAATTGCTCTTATTATCACTGTTGACAGATTCCTCGATATGTTCAGAACAGCTGTCAACAACTGGGGTGACCTTCTTGGAGCAAAGCTTATTGACATTTTGCTGCGAAGGTAG
- a CDS encoding DUF465 domain-containing protein has product MLEEFPQELIKKIRQENPHFDKIIEKHDELKRIVHEVEEGREHMEQEELEKLKLEKLRLKDEAYAIVMQYKKEHNL; this is encoded by the coding sequence ATGCTAGAAGAGTTTCCACAGGAATTGATCAAAAAAATTAGACAGGAAAATCCTCATTTCGATAAAATCATTGAGAAGCATGATGAACTAAAAAGAATCGTGCATGAAGTAGAAGAGGGTCGTGAACACATGGAGCAAGAAGAGCTTGAAAAACTCAAACTTGAAAAACTTCGGCTCAAAGATGAAGCATACGCGATAGTTATGCAGTACAAAAAAGAGCACAACCTCTAA
- a CDS encoding 3'-5' exonuclease: MNKLEKLAQKLIRRSYPKEQFLGILQNLFGMFEDPEIIYQTLIARGFPLAEKNGKVYLKTAKTPYKNQEFTVVDIETSGSKPEYAQVIEIGAIKFRGDKVIDRFESFIYADEIPEYISKLTGIIQTDLENAPLQKEVLKQFKEFLGDSVFVAHNVHFDYNFISSKLEQLGFGKLANRRLCSIDLAKKTIESERYGLEYLNESLGINTAVSHRAYADALTAWKVMQKALQHIPNDIRTTEDLIHFSKKAKSKRLPSQQNVNKLCSKKVTPVVDSCSEHIEESVNSDNKSN, encoded by the coding sequence TTGAATAAATTAGAAAAACTTGCCCAAAAACTTATCAGGCGCTCCTATCCAAAAGAGCAGTTTCTAGGAATTTTGCAAAATCTCTTTGGAATGTTTGAAGATCCAGAGATAATCTATCAAACTCTTATCGCACGAGGATTTCCTCTTGCTGAAAAAAATGGCAAAGTCTATCTCAAAACCGCAAAGACTCCATACAAAAATCAAGAGTTCACTGTTGTGGACATTGAGACGAGTGGCAGTAAGCCAGAGTATGCTCAAGTTATAGAGATAGGCGCCATAAAATTCAGAGGTGACAAGGTTATTGATCGCTTTGAGAGTTTTATCTATGCTGATGAGATACCAGAATATATCTCTAAGCTTACAGGCATTATACAAACAGATCTTGAAAATGCTCCTTTGCAAAAAGAGGTGCTCAAGCAGTTCAAGGAGTTTTTAGGCGATAGTGTCTTTGTGGCTCATAATGTGCATTTTGATTATAACTTCATATCAAGCAAGCTTGAGCAGCTAGGATTTGGAAAACTTGCAAACAGGAGACTCTGCTCGATCGATCTAGCAAAAAAGACTATAGAGAGTGAGCGCTATGGACTTGAGTATCTCAATGAGAGCCTTGGAATTAATACAGCAGTGAGTCACAGAGCCTATGCAGATGCACTGACAGCTTGGAAAGTGATGCAAAAGGCACTCCAGCATATTCCAAATGATATAAGAACTACTGAAGATCTTATCCATTTTAGTAAAAAGGCAAAATCCAAAAGACTACCTTCGCAGCAAAATGTCAATAAGCTTTGCTCCAAGAAGGTCACCCCAGTTGTTGACAGCTGTTCTGAACATATCGAGGAATCTGTCAACAGTGATAATAAGAGCAATTGA
- a CDS encoding peptide deformylase: MAKILTYPDHTLLQISGLVRDFKDPKLQEIIEEMKKTIEENNLKALAAIQIGVPLRIIVLKKDNDYEVMINPTIYGKEGKYFASTESDESLPNIEVTVNRYPVIKIMYEDTQGKQKFYIAKDDEAVLLQRKIDMVFGGYLFDKLSKKEQKKFFKEYGSYGDTCPTYFIKDKILTALRLFLVGHSIFLILAIFANFAKFVLTYNTLLFVIEIVWIIVFALYAKYETTKYKNCTSCQGANVFGTSALYVAVILLLYGGSWLLRSFLA, from the coding sequence ATGGCTAAAATTCTTACATACCCTGATCATACTCTTTTGCAAATTTCTGGACTTGTAAGAGACTTTAAAGATCCAAAACTACAAGAAATTATTGAAGAGATGAAAAAAACAATAGAAGAAAACAATTTAAAAGCCCTTGCAGCTATTCAAATTGGAGTGCCATTACGAATCATCGTACTAAAAAAAGACAATGATTATGAAGTCATGATAAACCCTACCATTTATGGCAAAGAGGGGAAATATTTTGCTTCAACGGAGAGTGATGAGAGTTTACCAAATATTGAAGTAACCGTCAACCGCTACCCTGTTATAAAAATAATGTATGAAGATACCCAGGGAAAGCAAAAATTTTACATTGCTAAAGATGATGAAGCAGTACTTTTACAGCGAAAAATCGATATGGTATTTGGTGGTTACCTATTTGATAAGCTCTCAAAAAAAGAGCAAAAGAAATTTTTCAAAGAGTATGGCAGCTACGGAGATACCTGTCCTACCTACTTTATTAAAGATAAAATCTTAACAGCACTTCGACTCTTTTTGGTTGGACATTCTATTTTCTTAATTTTGGCCATTTTTGCAAATTTTGCAAAGTTTGTGCTCACATATAATACGCTGCTCTTTGTTATTGAGATTGTATGGATTATAGTTTTTGCATTATATGCAAAATATGAGACTACAAAATACAAAAATTGTACATCTTGCCAGGGTGCTAATGTTTTTGGAACAAGTGCACTCTATGTAGCAGTAATTCTCTTACTCTATGGAGGTTCATGGCTATTAAGAAGCTTCTTAGCATAG
- the argJ gene encoding bifunctional glutamate N-acetyltransferase/amino-acid acetyltransferase ArgJ, which yields MQFQLIPLKNPFAHVEGIFCDGVYAGLKPDGLDIGFIYSTAPCDIAAVFTSNRFQAAPIKHFQKHNITQTNFILANSKNANALTGEAGVEDIEEILSHLPTCAQNPLMSSTGVIGVRLPKEKIIAALSKFDLSSKNSENFAKAIMTTDSFPKYIGYEVKLENSKSFHIAAAAKGAGMINPQLATMLCFIVTDANVPQSEMHELLYKNLDYSFNAISVDGDTSTNDSVFLLANGLSSVYDKEAFDFALRTIMHHLALQIVKDGEGASKLVAFEVKGAKSKEEAKKAAKALTNSLLVKTALFGEDPNWGRIASTIGASGVMCDEKLLQISFEDILVYDRGTILFDKEQEAKAHAVMQKDEFKITCDLGIGDGSFTAYGCDLGYEYVKINAEYRT from the coding sequence ATGCAATTCCAACTCATACCTCTCAAAAACCCCTTCGCTCATGTAGAGGGTATATTTTGCGATGGTGTTTATGCTGGACTCAAACCTGATGGTCTTGATATAGGGTTTATCTACTCAACTGCTCCATGTGATATTGCAGCTGTCTTTACATCCAACCGATTCCAAGCAGCCCCTATCAAACATTTTCAAAAACACAATATCACACAAACCAACTTTATCCTCGCAAATTCCAAAAATGCAAATGCTCTCACTGGAGAGGCTGGGGTTGAAGATATCGAAGAGATTCTTTCACACCTCCCTACTTGTGCGCAAAACCCTCTCATGAGCTCAACTGGTGTCATAGGAGTGAGACTCCCAAAAGAAAAAATCATCGCTGCTTTGAGCAAGTTTGACTTGAGCTCTAAAAATAGCGAAAATTTTGCCAAAGCGATCATGACAACTGACTCATTCCCAAAATATATCGGCTATGAAGTAAAGCTTGAAAATAGCAAGAGTTTTCATATAGCAGCTGCAGCAAAGGGTGCAGGTATGATAAACCCGCAGCTAGCAACGATGCTTTGCTTCATCGTCACTGATGCAAATGTGCCGCAGAGTGAGATGCATGAGCTTTTATATAAAAACCTTGATTACTCTTTCAATGCAATTAGTGTGGATGGAGATACATCTACAAACGACTCAGTCTTTTTGCTTGCAAATGGACTTAGCAGCGTATACGATAAAGAGGCTTTTGATTTTGCACTGCGCACAATTATGCACCACCTTGCTCTCCAAATAGTCAAAGATGGCGAAGGTGCATCAAAGCTTGTAGCTTTTGAAGTTAAGGGTGCAAAAAGCAAAGAAGAGGCTAAAAAGGCAGCAAAGGCTTTGACAAATTCGCTACTAGTTAAAACTGCTCTCTTTGGAGAAGATCCAAACTGGGGACGCATTGCTTCCACAATCGGTGCAAGTGGCGTAATGTGCGATGAGAAGCTCTTACAAATATCCTTTGAAGATATTTTAGTCTATGATAGAGGCACGATTCTTTTCGATAAAGAGCAAGAGGCAAAAGCGCATGCAGTTATGCAAAAAGATGAGTTCAAAATTACTTGTGACCTTGGCATAGGAGATGGCAGTTTTACTGCTTATGGATGCGATTTGGGCTATGAGTATGTCAAAATTAATGCAGAATACAGAACCTAA
- the rpe gene encoding ribulose-phosphate 3-epimerase yields MLVAPSILSADFGILAKEVVSICEAGADLVHVDVMDGHFVPNMTIGPVVAKAVAQSATKPLDVHLMVTNNTFFVDLFAPLKPKYISFHYESENHHHRLAQKIRDYGISPSIVINPATPVNVLEEIVKYVDMVLLMSVNPGFGGQKFIPIYDKIKQTKELIEKYNPSCLIEVDGGVSDQNIEQLKDAGVDIVVAGSYVFGHKDYAAAIKSLKV; encoded by the coding sequence ATGCTCGTAGCACCAAGTATTCTTAGCGCAGATTTTGGTATTTTGGCTAAAGAGGTTGTAAGTATATGCGAGGCTGGTGCAGATTTGGTGCATGTAGATGTGATGGATGGTCACTTTGTACCAAATATGACAATAGGTCCCGTTGTTGCTAAAGCTGTTGCCCAGAGTGCTACAAAGCCGCTGGATGTTCATCTCATGGTTACAAATAATACCTTTTTCGTCGATCTCTTTGCACCTCTTAAGCCCAAGTATATCTCTTTTCATTATGAGAGCGAAAACCACCACCACCGCTTAGCACAAAAGATTAGAGACTATGGTATCTCTCCTTCAATCGTGATCAATCCAGCAACTCCTGTAAATGTTTTGGAAGAGATCGTAAAATATGTGGATATGGTGCTTTTGATGAGTGTCAATCCTGGATTTGGTGGTCAAAAATTTATACCAATCTATGACAAAATCAAACAGACTAAAGAGCTTATAGAAAAGTACAACCCCTCTTGTCTCATAGAAGTTGATGGAGGAGTGAGCGATCAAAATATCGAGCAGCTTAAAGATGCTGGTGTGGATATAGTGGTTGCAGGAAGCTACGTCTTTGGCCATAAAGATTATGCAGCAGCTATCAAGAGTCTAAAGGTCTAG
- the rpmB gene encoding 50S ribosomal protein L28 — MSKKCQITGKKPMSGHNVSHANNKTKRRFLPNMRTVRVTLPDGTRKKIKVSAKGLRILKKKNFELS, encoded by the coding sequence ATGTCCAAGAAGTGTCAGATTACCGGTAAAAAGCCTATGAGTGGACACAATGTCAGCCACGCAAACAACAAAACAAAAAGAAGATTTCTTCCAAATATGCGAACTGTGCGCGTAACACTTCCAGATGGTACACGCAAGAAGATCAAAGTATCTGCAAAAGGCCTTCGTATCCTTAAGAAGAAAAATTTCGAGCTTTCATAA
- the acpP gene encoding acyl carrier protein — protein MADIFEQVKEVVVEQLNANPDEVKPESRFVEDLGADSLDVVELVMALEEKFGIEIPDEDAEKIQTVADAVKYIEDHKS, from the coding sequence ATGGCAGACATTTTCGAACAGGTAAAAGAGGTTGTAGTAGAGCAACTCAATGCTAACCCTGATGAGGTTAAACCAGAGTCAAGATTTGTAGAAGATCTTGGTGCAGATAGCCTCGATGTTGTCGAACTTGTAATGGCATTGGAAGAGAAATTCGGTATCGAGATTCCTGATGAGGATGCTGAAAAGATTCAAACAGTAGCAGACGCTGTAAAATATATCGAAGATCACAAGTCTTAA
- a CDS encoding phosphoribosylanthranilate isomerase produces the protein MRVKICGITNIEDALVAIEAGADALGFVFYEKSPRFITPQKAKEIVSQLPPFVERVGLFVNEEPSQIDEICIKCNMSLAQIHFDVDEEFLARLHTKALPVVRAQEPQDILKFTNRYRLVDAYVPEFGGAGKRVALEWFAGVDCSKIILAGGLTPENVADVKPYGFYGVDVSSGVEVQKGKKDPVKVRQFIQKAKFE, from the coding sequence TTGCGCGTCAAAATCTGTGGAATTACAAATATCGAAGATGCTTTAGTGGCCATAGAAGCTGGCGCTGATGCTTTGGGTTTTGTCTTTTATGAAAAGTCTCCTCGCTTCATTACTCCACAAAAGGCCAAGGAGATAGTCTCACAACTTCCACCTTTTGTAGAACGTGTAGGGCTTTTTGTCAATGAGGAGCCGTCACAAATTGATGAGATATGCATAAAGTGCAATATGAGTCTAGCGCAGATTCATTTTGATGTAGATGAGGAGTTTTTAGCACGCCTTCACACAAAAGCACTTCCAGTAGTGCGTGCACAAGAGCCACAAGATATTTTAAAATTTACAAATAGATATCGTTTAGTAGATGCCTATGTACCTGAATTCGGCGGAGCAGGAAAGAGGGTGGCATTGGAGTGGTTTGCGGGAGTTGATTGCTCCAAAATCATTCTTGCTGGAGGTTTGACGCCAGAAAATGTAGCTGATGTGAAACCTTATGGATTTTATGGGGTAGATGTAAGTAGCGGTGTCGAAGTGCAAAAAGGCAAGAAAGACCCTGTAAAAGTGCGGCAATTTATTCAGAAGGCAAAATTTGAATAA
- the fabG gene encoding 3-oxoacyl-ACP reductase FabG, with protein sequence MRFSGKNVLVTGASRGIGAAIAKRLAAYGLKVWINYRSNAELADKLKAEIEQNGGEAAVIGFDVSNEKAFVEGIKTIVDSDGELSYLVNNAGITKDKLAMRMSVEDFEEVLRANLTSAFIGCREAIKVMGKKRFGSVVNIASIVGETGNAGQVNYSASKGGMIAMTKSFAQEGAARNIRFNAITPGFIATDMTETLKDEIKDAYIAKIPLKRFGNPDEVAKTVAFLLSDGAGYITGETIKVNGGMYM encoded by the coding sequence ATGCGATTTAGTGGAAAAAATGTGTTGGTAACGGGGGCAAGTAGAGGAATTGGTGCTGCAATTGCAAAAAGACTTGCTGCATATGGGCTCAAGGTATGGATCAACTACAGAAGCAATGCTGAGCTAGCAGATAAACTCAAAGCTGAAATCGAGCAAAATGGTGGCGAGGCAGCAGTTATTGGATTTGATGTGAGTAATGAGAAGGCTTTTGTTGAGGGAATCAAGACTATAGTAGATAGTGATGGAGAACTTAGCTACTTAGTTAACAATGCTGGGATTACCAAAGATAAGCTTGCAATGCGTATGAGTGTAGAGGATTTTGAAGAGGTACTTCGAGCAAACCTTACTAGCGCTTTTATAGGGTGTCGAGAAGCAATCAAAGTGATGGGTAAGAAGCGATTTGGAAGTGTAGTCAATATCGCTTCAATAGTGGGTGAGACAGGCAATGCCGGACAAGTCAATTATAGTGCGAGCAAAGGTGGTATGATCGCTATGACAAAATCTTTTGCACAAGAGGGAGCTGCGCGCAATATCCGCTTCAATGCCATAACTCCTGGATTTATAGCTACTGACATGACAGAGACACTCAAAGATGAGATAAAAGATGCATATATTGCCAAGATTCCACTCAAGCGCTTTGGTAATCCTGATGAGGTAGCCAAGACTGTAGCTTTTTTGCTCAGTGATGGTGCAGGATATATCACAGGCGAGACTATTAAAGTCAACGGCGGAATGTATATGTGA
- a CDS encoding NAD(P)/FAD-dependent oxidoreductase, giving the protein MARIVVLGAGVSGHTAATFAKHWLGDKHEVVVVSPNSKWNWIPSNIWVGVGEMSPEDVVFELAPVYKKAGIDFKQAKAVSIHPEGKEGSDRPFVTVEYTDPNKKGETEEVEYDYLINATGPKLNFAATPGLGPDEGNSLSVCTYLHAAEANTHFQNAIERMKKGEKVKFLIGTGHGMCTCQGAAFEYIFNIEHELREAGVRDKAEIKWISNEQFLGDFGVAGLHIKWGGHIVSSKVLAESLFAERGVDWITGAHVKEVQKGKLQYELLDGTEGEETFDFAMLIPPFSGVGLKAYDKAGNDITDKVFMPNGFMKVDADYTPKPFEEWKASDWPKYYQNPDYANMFAVGIAFAPPHPISKPAKSVNGTPITPAPPRTGMPSGIIGKTVARTVCDVIEGKYSLEEVKEKGHHASMAEMGAACVASTGKSIWNGSAVALTVYPVVPDYDRFPGTGRDPEYTFGEIGLAGHWIKHILHYMFMWKAQLKPGWTLIPE; this is encoded by the coding sequence ATGGCAAGAATTGTTGTACTTGGTGCAGGTGTATCTGGACATACTGCTGCTACTTTTGCAAAGCATTGGCTTGGCGATAAACATGAAGTAGTAGTAGTATCTCCAAACAGTAAATGGAACTGGATCCCATCTAACATCTGGGTAGGCGTTGGCGAAATGAGCCCAGAAGATGTAGTGTTTGAATTGGCTCCTGTATACAAAAAAGCTGGAATCGATTTCAAACAGGCAAAAGCGGTCTCTATCCACCCAGAAGGCAAAGAGGGGAGTGACAGACCATTTGTGACTGTTGAATATACTGATCCAAACAAAAAAGGAGAGACTGAAGAGGTAGAGTATGACTACCTCATCAATGCAACCGGTCCGAAACTCAACTTCGCTGCAACTCCGGGACTAGGACCAGATGAAGGCAACTCGCTTTCGGTATGTACTTACCTCCACGCTGCAGAAGCAAATACCCATTTTCAAAATGCAATTGAGCGTATGAAAAAAGGGGAGAAAGTTAAATTCCTCATTGGAACCGGACATGGTATGTGTACATGCCAAGGTGCTGCGTTTGAGTATATCTTCAACATCGAGCATGAACTCAGAGAAGCAGGTGTTCGAGATAAAGCGGAAATCAAATGGATCTCAAATGAGCAGTTCCTTGGCGACTTCGGAGTTGCAGGTCTTCATATCAAATGGGGTGGACATATTGTAAGCTCTAAAGTACTCGCTGAATCACTCTTTGCGGAACGAGGTGTTGACTGGATCACAGGAGCACACGTCAAAGAGGTACAAAAAGGAAAACTCCAGTACGAACTTCTTGATGGAACAGAAGGCGAAGAGACATTTGATTTTGCAATGCTCATCCCTCCATTTAGCGGGGTAGGTCTTAAAGCATACGACAAAGCTGGCAATGACATTACTGATAAAGTCTTTATGCCAAATGGCTTTATGAAAGTTGATGCAGACTATACTCCAAAACCTTTTGAAGAATGGAAAGCAAGCGACTGGCCAAAATATTATCAAAACCCAGATTACGCAAATATGTTTGCAGTGGGTATCGCATTTGCACCTCCTCACCCAATTTCTAAACCTGCAAAATCTGTCAACGGTACACCAATAACTCCGGCACCTCCAAGAACCGGTATGCCTTCAGGAATCATCGGTAAAACTGTCGCACGAACAGTGTGTGATGTGATCGAAGGAAAATATAGCCTTGAGGAGGTTAAAGAAAAAGGTCACCACGCATCTATGGCAGAAATGGGTGCAGCGTGTGTGGCTTCAACTGGTAAAAGTATCTGGAATGGTTCAGCAGTAGCATTGACTGTTTATCCAGTTGTACCAGATTATGACAGATTCCCAGGAACCGGACGAGATCCAGAATACACTTTTGGTGAGATCGGTCTTGCAGGTCACTGGATCAAGCATATCTTGCACTACATGTTTATGTGGAAAGCACAACTCAAACCAGGATGGACACTCATCCCTGAATAA